The nucleotide sequence GATGCGGGCGCACAAGCAGAACGTGTTCAACGACTTCCACTGCGCGGCCGAGCACCTCGTCGCCGAGGGCTGGACCACCCCCGCCCAGCTGGCCATCATGGGCGGCTCCAACGGAGGGCTGCTGGTGGGCGCGGCGCTCACCCAGCGCCCGGACCTCTACCGCGCCGTGGTCTGCTCCGCACCGCTGCTGGACATGGTGCGCTACGAGCTGTTCTCCCTGGGCCGCACCTGGAACGACGAGTACGGCACCGCCGCCGACCCGGAGGAGCTGGGCTGGCTGCTGGGCTACTCGCCCTACCACCACGTGCGGGAGGGCACGGCCTACCCGGCCACGCTGTTCACCGTGTTCGCCTCCGACAGCCGGGTGGACCCGGTGCACGCCGAGAAGATGTGCGCGGCTCTGCAGCACGCCACCGCCGCGCCGTTCGACGTCGCGCCGATCCTGCTGCGCACCGAGCTCGACGTGGGCCACGGCGCCCGCTCCCTGAGCCGCACGGTGACGCTCGCCACAGACCAGCTGGCATTCCTCGCCCAGCACACTGACCTGCGGCTGGACGCCGACTGAGCCGGCTGGACCCCAGCGGCACCCGCTGAGGTCCTCAAGATCATCGGCGCTCGTCGTTACAGTGACGTGAATGTCTCCACTTCCTGCTGACGTCGCCCTGTCCGAGTTTTCCGCGACCTGGCTGGTCCACAAGCCGATCGCCATCGCGGTCATCGTGGTGGTCGCGGTGGTCGTGCGGTCGCTGGTCCACCGCTCCATCGACCGGCTGACCCGCGAGCCCGATCCGGACAAGGCTCCCCTGCTGCTCCGCCCGCTCAAGGAGCGCAGCCGGGAGGCGGTGGCGCGCAACCTGACCAACTCGGTGATGCGCGAGCGGCGCAACCAGCGCGCCAAGACCATCGGCTCGGTGCTGAAGTCCTTCACCTCGGTGGCGGTGCTGTCGCTGGCGGCGGTGCAGGTGCTCGACCAGCTCGGGGTGAACATCGCCCCGCTGCTGGCCTCCGCCGGCATCGTCGGCGTGGCGCTCGGCTTCGGGGCGCAGAACCTGGTGAAGGACTTCCTCTCCGGCGTCTTCATGATCCTGGAGGACCAGTACGGCGTGGGGGACGTGATCGACGTGGACGAGGCGGTGGGCACCGTGGAGTCGGTGGGGCTGCGCGTCACGACGCTGCGCGACTACCAGGGCACCGTCTGGTACATCCGCAACGGCACGGTCACCCGGGTGGGCAACATGAGCCAGGACTACGCCGTCGCCGTGGTGGAGATGCCGCTGGCCCACAACGCCGACGTCGACCAGGCCTCGGAGGTGACCCTGGCCACGGCCAAGAAGGTGCTCGCCGAGGAGCGCATGAAGGCGGCGGTGCTGGGCGCCCCGGAGGTGCTCGGCGTGAGCAAGGTGACTGCCGACACCGTCACCTTGCGGATGACCGTCACGGTGCGGCCGGGCAGGCAGTGGCTGGTGGAACGCGCGCTGACGCAACGCATCCTGGAGGCCTTCGACGAGGCCAAGGTCCGGGTCCCGTTCCCCCGGGGCAGTCTGGCCAAGATCGAGTCGGAGCTGCAGGCACAATGAGTGCCGTGCCTGAGACGAGTGAGCCCCGCAGCTTCTACGACGAGGTCGGCGGTCACGAGACGTTCCGCGACCTGGTCGCAGAGTTCTACGCGCACGTGGCCACCGATCCGGTGCTGCGCCCGCTGTACCCGGAGGAGGAGCTCGGCCCGGCCGAGGTGCGCTTCCGGATGTTCCTGGAGCAGTACTGGGGCGGGCCACGCACCTACTCCGAGCAGCGCGGCCACCCCCGCCTGCGGATGCGCCACTTCCCGTTCACCATCGGTGCCGCCGAGCGTGACGCCTGGTTGCGGTGCATGAAGATCGCCGTGGACTCCATCGGCGAGGACCGCCTGGACGCCGAGCACCGCGCGGCCCTGCTCGCCTACTTCCACGCGGCGGCCGAGACCATGGTGAACAGCCAGACCTAGCCGCAGCCCGGGCGGCGAGCTCAGCCGAGCAGCAGCGGGATCTGCGGGTGGCGGCGGCGCAGCACCGAGCCGTACCGCGCGTCCAGCCGCAGCCAGCCGTCGGTCACCCGCACCCGCACCGGGTCGTCCCCGGCGCCGTTGTCGACGAAGCCCATGCCGCTGAGCGCGAAGACCACCCGCAGCGGCACGCCGACCTCGTCGTGCTCGCCGCGGACGGTGAGCACCTCCTGGTCGAGCAGCGACGCCGGTGGACCACCGCGCGGCCCCGGGTTGTCACGGGCCAGCTCCACGCCGCGCTCCACCAGCTGGTCGATGACGTGGGCGGGCACGTCGTCGACGTGTCGAAAGCCGGTGGCCGGGGGCAGCGCACCGGGCCACTCCGCGTCCAGGGCGCTGCCGGGGTCGACGGCATCGCTGCGCAGCACCGCCAGGGCGGTGAGCAGCTCCCGGGCCTTGACCGTGGTGTCTCGGGGCGCCACGGTGCCGGTGACCGAGCGGGCCACGATCGCGTCGAACCCGGTGGAGGCCCACACACCCACCGTGCCGTCGTCGCGCGAGCGCAGCCGCACCAGGGACGAGGAGTCCAGCCGCACCGCGCGGCCGACGAAGCTGGCCAGGTCGTCACGCTCGGTGGGGTCGGGGACCCGCAGCGCGCGGCCGGGGCCGCTCACCGCGGTGGCGCCGTACGGGGCCCGCTCACTCACGTCGCCACTGCTGCAGCGTGGCGCGCTCCACCTCGCTGAGCCGCCGCGGGCGCTGGGCGGCGATGTCGAAGGCCACGATCTGCGTGCTGGCGGTGACGGCCGGGCGGGTGGACTCGTCCTCGCCACGCGGACGCAGCTCGTAGCAGAGGGTGAAGTCGGCGGCGCGCAGGCGGGAGACCCACATGAGCACCTGCAGCGGGGAGTCGTCGTGCACCAGCTGGCGACGGTAGCTGACCTGCAGCTCGGCGACCACGGCGCCGGCCCCCAGCGTGCCGCTGGGTGAGCCCGGCTTGAAGACGGTCTCGACCCGCGCCTCCTCGAGGATGGTGACGGTGCGGCTGTGGTTGACGTGGCCGTAGGCGTCCATGTCCGACCAGCGCACCGGGACGTCGATGCGCACCCCGGGCAGGGCAGGCGGAACCGCACTCCCGTCCGAGCCTGCGGGCGTGCCCGTCGTCGGAGCACTCATTGCTGCCTCCACTCGTCTGCGCACGTCCCTCACGCAGGTCGTCTCACGCGCCCGGTCCCCCGCGCGAACTCATCGCGCACCACTGCGCGCTGCCCGAGGGCGACGCACCGACGCGCCGTCCCCACGGCTTCCGCGGCTGATCTTCGCACCCGCGGGGCGAGCACCACCACTGTCCTGTGCCGGCCGCGCCTCCGCGGGCCGGCACAGGGGGCAGATCAGTCCCGGGTGAGGCGGCGGTGCGTCACCCGGTGGGGACGCGCCGCGTCCGCGCCGTAGCGCTCGATCTTGTTGGCCTCGTAGCCCTCGAAGTTGCCCTCGAACCAGTACCAGGCGGCGTCGTTGTCCGACAGCCCGCCCTCCCAGGCGAGGATGTGGGTGCAGGTGCGGTCCAGGAACCACCGGTCGTGGGAGATGACCACGGCGCAGCCCGGGAACTGCTCGAGGGCGTTCTCCAGCGACCCGAGCGTCTCCACGTCCAGGTCGTTGGTCGGCTCGTCCAGCAGGATCAGGTTGCCGCCCTGCTTGAGGGTCATGGCCAGGTTCAGCCGGTTGCGCTCACCACCGGAGAGCACCTCGGCCTTCTTCTGCTGGTCGTGGCCCTTGAAGCCGAAGGCGCTGATGTAGGCGCGCGAGGGCATCTCGGTCTGGCCGACCACGATGTAGTCCAGGCCGTCGGAGACGACCTCCCAGACGCTCTTGTTGGGGTCGATGCCGGTGCGGTTCTGGTCGACGTAGCTGAGCTTGACCGTCTCGCCGATCTTGACGCTGCCGGAGTCCGGCTCCTCCAGACCGACGATGGTCTTGAACAGCGTGGTCTTGCCGACGCCGTTGGGGCCGATGACGCCGACGATGCCGTTGCGGGGCAGCGTGAAGGACAGGTCCTTGATGAGCAGCCGGTCCTCGAAGCCCTTGTCCAGGTGGTTCACCTCGACGACGACGTTGCCCAGCCGCGGCGGGGCAGGGATCTGGATCTCGTCGAAGTCGAGCTTGCGGGTCTTCTCCGCCTCGATCGCCATCTCCTCGTAGCGCGCCAGGCGGGCCTTGCCCTTGGTCTGGCGGGCCTTGGCCCCGGAGCGCACCCAGGCGAGCTCGTCCTTGAGGCGCTTCTGCAGCTTCTGGTCCTTCTTGCCCGAGACCTCCAGGCGAGCGGCCTTCTTCTCCAGGTAGGTGGAGTAGTTGCCCTCGTAGGGGTACAGGTGGCCGCGGTCGACCTCGGCGATCCACTGCGCGACGTGGTCGAGGAAGTACCGGTCGTGAGTGACGGCCAGGATGGCGCCCGGGTAGGCAGCGAGGTGCTGCTCCAGCCACAGCACGCTCTCGGCGTCGAGGTGGTTGGTGGGCTCGTCGAGGAGCAGCAGGTCGGGCTTGCTCAGCAGCAGCTTGCACAGCGCCACGCGGCGCTTCTCACCACCGGAGAGGTGGACGACGGACTCCTCCGGCGGCGGGCAGCGCAGCGCGTCCATCGCCTGCTCCAGCTGGGAGTCGATCTCCCACGCGTCAGCGTGGTCGAGCTTCTCCTGCAGGTCGCCCATCTCCTCCATCAGCTCGTCGGAGTAGTCGGTGGCCATCAGCTCGGCGATCTCGTTGTAGCGCTTGAGCTGCACCATGGTCTCGCCGAGGCCCTCCTCGACGTTGCCGCGGACGGTCTTGGTCTCGTCCAGCTCGGGCTCCTGCATGAGGATGCCCACGCTCGCACCGGGGGCGAGGAACGCCTCACCGTTGCCCGGCTGGTCCAGTCCAGCCATGATCTTGAGGATGCTCGACTTGCCGGCGCCGTTGGGGCCGACGACGCCGATCTTTGCCCCGGGGTAGAACGACATCGTGACGTCATCGAGGATGACCTTGTCGCCGTGCGCCTTGCGCACCTTCTTCATGGTGTAGATGAACTCAGCCATACCCGCCAGCCTAGTGGTGCCAGCGGCGCCGGCACACCACGCCCGACGGCGCCTCCACCCCGCCGTCCTCGGCGGGGCGGAGGCCGCTCGGTCAGACGGTGGCCAGCTCCTGGGTGTCCTCCCCCAGCGCCGCCCCGTCCAGGTCCACCCTTGCCCGGTAACCGTTCTCGCTCTCCGCCCGGTCGTCGCCACCCGCGGCACCACCGGCGCGCGGGTCGGTCACCGGAGCGCCGTCGGGGGCGCCGGCGTCGCTCCCGAGACGGCGAGTGTTGTCGATCACGGCCACGCAGCGGGCCAGGTCCGGCCCCACCGTGCTGGCGTCGAGCTCCAGGCTGGAGCGCCGGCCGCCCTCCTCCATCCACTCGCGGGTGTAGAGGCGGCCCACCACGATCACCGGGTCGCCCTTGCCCACCGCCGCACCGACGCCCTTGACCAGGCGTCGCCAGCAGGTGACGTTGACGTAGAGGCTGTCGCCGTCCACCCACTCCTGGGTGGCGCGGTCCAGCCGGCGCTCGTTGCAGGCCATCCGGAACTTGATGAAGGGCGCACCCTCGGCGGTGTGCCGGCGGTACGGGTCGGTCACCACGGTGCCCACCAGGGTCACGGTCGTCTGGGTCATTGCTCGGGTCCTCACTGCTCGGCCCGCCAGAGCTGCAGTGGATTGCCGCTCCTGGTCGGTCCCCGGCCGCCGTCGACCGGTGAGATGACCCTGCGCCCGCGCTGCCCACCGGACCAGGTACCGCGCGGGTGCTGTGTACAGCCGGCGTGGCTGTGCACCAGCTCCCCGCCCGGCGGCAAAGCTGTCGGTGCGGTGTGCCGACCCGGACGTCAGTGCAGCTGCTGCTCCTGGTCACGACGCCGCAGCTCGGCGAACATGTTGTTGTGCGCCTCCAGCTCCGCGTCGTCGTCGCGGTCGGCCACCCGGTCCACCCGCTTGGCGGTGCGGGAGTCCTCCCGCGACCAC is from Rhodococcus sp. X156 and encodes:
- a CDS encoding mechanosensitive ion channel family protein, with product MSPLPADVALSEFSATWLVHKPIAIAVIVVVAVVVRSLVHRSIDRLTREPDPDKAPLLLRPLKERSREAVARNLTNSVMRERRNQRAKTIGSVLKSFTSVAVLSLAAVQVLDQLGVNIAPLLASAGIVGVALGFGAQNLVKDFLSGVFMILEDQYGVGDVIDVDEAVGTVESVGLRVTTLRDYQGTVWYIRNGTVTRVGNMSQDYAVAVVEMPLAHNADVDQASEVTLATAKKVLAEERMKAAVLGAPEVLGVSKVTADTVTLRMTVTVRPGRQWLVERALTQRILEAFDEAKVRVPFPRGSLAKIESELQAQ
- a CDS encoding globin; amino-acid sequence: MPETSEPRSFYDEVGGHETFRDLVAEFYAHVATDPVLRPLYPEEELGPAEVRFRMFLEQYWGGPRTYSEQRGHPRLRMRHFPFTIGAAERDAWLRCMKIAVDSIGEDRLDAEHRAALLAYFHAAAETMVNSQT
- a CDS encoding thioesterase family protein; this translates as MSAPTTGTPAGSDGSAVPPALPGVRIDVPVRWSDMDAYGHVNHSRTVTILEEARVETVFKPGSPSGTLGAGAVVAELQVSYRRQLVHDDSPLQVLMWVSRLRAADFTLCYELRPRGEDESTRPAVTASTQIVAFDIAAQRPRRLSEVERATLQQWRRE
- the ettA gene encoding energy-dependent translational throttle protein EttA, which encodes MAEFIYTMKKVRKAHGDKVILDDVTMSFYPGAKIGVVGPNGAGKSSILKIMAGLDQPGNGEAFLAPGASVGILMQEPELDETKTVRGNVEEGLGETMVQLKRYNEIAELMATDYSDELMEEMGDLQEKLDHADAWEIDSQLEQAMDALRCPPPEESVVHLSGGEKRRVALCKLLLSKPDLLLLDEPTNHLDAESVLWLEQHLAAYPGAILAVTHDRYFLDHVAQWIAEVDRGHLYPYEGNYSTYLEKKAARLEVSGKKDQKLQKRLKDELAWVRSGAKARQTKGKARLARYEEMAIEAEKTRKLDFDEIQIPAPPRLGNVVVEVNHLDKGFEDRLLIKDLSFTLPRNGIVGVIGPNGVGKTTLFKTIVGLEEPDSGSVKIGETVKLSYVDQNRTGIDPNKSVWEVVSDGLDYIVVGQTEMPSRAYISAFGFKGHDQQKKAEVLSGGERNRLNLAMTLKQGGNLILLDEPTNDLDVETLGSLENALEQFPGCAVVISHDRWFLDRTCTHILAWEGGLSDNDAAWYWFEGNFEGYEANKIERYGADAARPHRVTHRRLTRD
- a CDS encoding single-stranded DNA-binding protein, whose amino-acid sequence is MTQTTVTLVGTVVTDPYRRHTAEGAPFIKFRMACNERRLDRATQEWVDGDSLYVNVTCWRRLVKGVGAAVGKGDPVIVVGRLYTREWMEEGGRRSSLELDASTVGPDLARCVAVIDNTRRLGSDAGAPDGAPVTDPRAGGAAGGDDRAESENGYRARVDLDGAALGEDTQELATV